In Equus przewalskii isolate Varuska chromosome 15, EquPr2, whole genome shotgun sequence, a single genomic region encodes these proteins:
- the CRTAP gene encoding cartilage-associated protein has product MEPGRRAAALLLALLCAGCALRSGRAQYERYSFRSFPRDELMPLESAYRHALDQYSGEHWAESVGYLEISLRLHRLLRDSEAFCHRNCSAAPQPEPAAGLARYPELRLFGGLLRRAHCLKRCKQGLPAFRQSQPSREVLADFQRREPYKFLQFAYFKANNLPKAIAAAHTFLLKHPDDEMMKRNMAYYKSLPDAEDYIKDLETKSYESLFIRAVRAYNGENWRTSITDMELALPDFFKAFYECLAACEGSREIKDFKDFYLSIADHYIEVLECKIQCEENLTPVIGGYPVEKFVATMYHYLQFAYYKLNDLKNAAPCAVSYLLFDHSDKVMQQNLVYYQYHRDKWGLSDEHFQPRPEAVQFFNVTTLQKELYDFAKENIMDDDEGEVVEYVDDLLELEETG; this is encoded by the exons ATGGAGCCGGGGCGCAGGGCGGCCGCACTGCTGCTGGCGCTGCTGTGCGCAGGCTGTGCGCTGCGCTCCGGGCGCGCCCAGTACGAGCGCTACAGCTTCCGCAGCTTCCCCCGGGACGAGCTGATGCCGCTCGAGTCGGCCTACCGGCACGCGCTGGACCAATACAGCGGCGAGCACTGGGCGGAGAGCGTGGGCTACCTGGAGATCAGCCTGCGGCTGCACCGCCTGCTGCGCGACAGTGAGGCCTTCTGCCACCGCAACTGCAGCGCGGCACCCCAGCCCGAGCCCGCCGCCGGCCTCGCCCGCTACCCCGAGCTGCGCCTCTTCGGGGGCCTGCTGCGCCGCGCGCACTGCCTCAAGCGGTGCAAGCAGGGCCTGCCAGCCTTCCGCCAGTCGCAGCCCAGCCGCGAAGTGCTGGCCGACTTCCAGCGCCGCGAGCCCTACAAGTTCCTGCAGTTCGCCTACTTCAAG GCAAATAATCTTCCAAAAGCTATTGCAGCTGCTCACACCTTTCTACTGAAGCATCCTGATGATGAAATGATGAAGAGAAACATGGCGTATTACAAGAGCTTGCCTGATGCCGAGGACTACATTAAAGACTTGGAAACCAAGTCATATGAG AGCCTGTTCATCCGAGCTGTTCGGGCATACAATGGCGAGAATTGGAGAACGTCCATCACGGACATGGAGCTGGCCCTTCCCGACTTCTTCAAAGCCTTTTATGAGTGTCTCGCAGCCTGTGAGGGCTCCAGGGAGATCAAGGACTTCAAGGATTTCTATCTTTCCATAGCAG ATCATTATATAGAAGTTCTGGAATGCAAAATACAGTGTGAAGAGAACCTCACCCCAGTGATAGGAGGCTATCCAGTGGAGAAATTTGTGGCTACCATGTATCATTACTTGCAGTTTGCTTATTATAAGC TGAACGACTTGAAGAATGCGGCCCCCTGTGCGGTCAGCTACCTGCTCTTTGACCACAGTGACAAGGTCATGCAGCAGAACCTGGTGTATTATCAGTACCACAGGGACAAGTGGGGACTCTCGGACGAGCATTTCCAGCCCAGACCA GAAGCAGTTCAGTTCTTTAACGTGACTACACTCCAGAAAGAGCTGTACGACTTTGCTAAGGAAAATATAATGGATGATGATGAG GGAGAGGTTGTGGAATATGTGGATGACCTCTTGGAGCTGGAGGAGACTGGCTAG
- the TMPPE gene encoding transmembrane protein with metallophosphoesterase domain: MAIFRQLSLGMKAALAAGTVFVSMIVSRSYLAGSLELRAWRWLLRLQLALFANSLMLIGSHYIWCSAVSNLSHSSAAESACFQLWKMAVVTFLALAHSSFFTMLFLVAEEPYLFSLAAYSCLGAYIIMVFFLCTLSGMEQACQLLAWRSGRVVSSLDKTRKLALRPALAVVVTAVLSVVGLLNAAQPPAVKTVEVPIHQLPPSMDNLKIVLLSDIHLGPTVGRTKMEMFVRMVNMLEPDVTVIVGDLCDSEASTLRTAVAPLGQLHSRLGTYFVTGNHEYYTSDVSNWFALLESLNVKPLHNENVKISAIRAQHGSGEDGDWICLAGVDDIEADVLHYSGHGMDLDKALGGCSPDHTTILLAHQPLAAKRALQARPDINLILSGHTHAGQIFPLNVAAYLLNPFFAGLYQVAQTTFVYVSPGTAYYGIPMRLGSRAEITELILQRAP, translated from the coding sequence ATGGCGATCTTCAGGCAGCTGTCCTTGGGCATGAAGGCCGCTCTGGCTGCTGGCACTGTCTTCGTGTCCATGATTGTCTCCCGCTCTTATTTGGCGGGGAGCCTTGAGCTCAGGGCCTGGCGTTGGCTGTTGCGCTTGCAGCTGGCCCTGTTTGCCAACTCACTCATGCTTATAGGCTCCCACTACATCTGGTGTAGTGCAGTCAGCAACCTCAGCCATTCCTCAGCTGCAGAGTCGGCCTGTTTTCAGCTTTGGAAGATGGCTGTTGTGACATTTCTGGCCCTGGCCCATTCCAGTTTCTTCACCATGCTCTTTTTAGTGGCCGAGGAGCCCTATCTCTTTTCCTTGGCAGCCTACTCCTGCCTTGGGGCGTACATCATCATGGTCTTCTTCCTCTGTACCCTCAGTGGCATGGAGCAGGCCTGTCAGCTCCTGGCCTGGCGCAGTGGTCGAGTCGTGAGCAGCCTTGACAAGACAAGGAAGCTGGCACTCAGGCCAGCCCTGGCCGTGGTGGTGACCGCTGTGCTCAGTGTGGTCGGGCTTCTGAAtgctgcccagcccccagctgtgAAAACAGTGGAGGTGCCCATCCATCAGCTGCCCCCCTCTATGGACAACCTCAAGATAGTGCTCCTTTCAGACATTCACTTGGGTCCCACCGTGGGCAGGACCAAGATGGAGATGTTCGTGAGGATGGTGAACATGCTGGAACCAGATGTCACGGTGATCGTGGGTGACCTCTGTGATTCAGAAGCCTCAACCCTCCGGACCGCTGTCGCTCCTTTGGGCCAGCTTCATTCACGCCTCGGCACCTACTTCGTCACAGGCAATCACGAGTACTACACATCAGATGTCAGCAACTGGTTTGCGCTGCTGGAATCCCTGAATGTTAAGCCCCTTCACAATGAGAATGTGAAGATTTCTGCCATCCGGGCCCAACATGGTAGTGGTGAGGATGGCGACTGGATCTGCTTGGCTGGGGTGGACGATATTGAAGCAGATGTCTTGCACTACTCTGGCCACGGCATGGATCTCGACAAGGCCCTGGGGGGCTGTAGCCCAGACCACACCACCATCTTGCTAGCTCACCAGCCCCTGGCTGCCAAGAGAGCCCTTCAAGCTCGGCCAGATATTAACTTGATCCTTTCTGGGCACACGCATgctgggcaaatcttccccttGAACGTGGCAGCCTATCTCCTGAACCCCTTCTTTGCTGGTCTCTACCAAGTGGCCCAGACTACATTTGTATATGTCAGCCCAGGCACGGCCTACTATGGGATACCCATGAGATTGGGTAGCAGGGCGGAGATTACGGAGCTCATCCTGCAGCGAGCTCCCTGA